The following proteins are encoded in a genomic region of Treponema primitia ZAS-1:
- a CDS encoding tetratricopeptide repeat protein — MRIHPALFCIAFLLIINPVFSQTGQDARPDALRSYRIGRDLEARDRMDEANQYYNEAARICMDEITRNSASMDSYTVLTWTLQRQRKYSDVIAWGERGLRINANDYRIVETMGEAYFYLDRFDDSLRSMQRYVNSVPQGERSSVAYFFIGEIFRLQGKFHRADIAYTTAVRLDPGSALWWYRLGSVRESAGEFSPAMEAYQRALRLNPNYREANEGLERSRRSST, encoded by the coding sequence ATGCGGATCCATCCTGCCCTGTTTTGTATTGCCTTTCTTCTTATTATTAACCCGGTTTTTTCACAAACCGGGCAGGATGCTCGTCCGGATGCCCTGCGGAGCTACCGCATAGGCCGCGACCTGGAAGCCCGGGACCGCATGGACGAGGCAAATCAGTATTATAACGAAGCTGCCCGGATCTGTATGGATGAAATCACCCGGAATTCGGCAAGTATGGATTCCTATACGGTTCTAACCTGGACCCTGCAGCGCCAGCGGAAGTACTCCGATGTGATTGCCTGGGGCGAGCGGGGGCTTAGGATCAATGCTAACGACTACCGGATTGTGGAAACCATGGGGGAAGCCTACTTTTACCTGGACCGTTTCGATGATTCTCTGCGTTCCATGCAGCGCTATGTAAATTCCGTGCCCCAGGGGGAGCGCAGCTCGGTGGCCTATTTCTTTATTGGAGAGATCTTCCGGCTCCAGGGAAAATTCCACCGGGCGGATATTGCCTATACCACCGCGGTCCGCCTGGACCCGGGTTCCGCCCTTTGGTGGTACCGCCTGGGCTCGGTTCGGGAATCGGCGGGGGAATTTAGCCCCGCCATGGAAGCTTACCAGCGGGCCCTGCGGCTTAACCCTAACTACCGGGAAGCGAATGAGGGGCTGGAAAGGTCTCGTCGCAGTAGTACGTAA